Proteins found in one Terribacillus sp. DMT04 genomic segment:
- a CDS encoding S1C family serine protease — MDYFDDQHKEPKKPKRPNWLLPAILGGIIGAGIVLLVAYGLDQNGMTMNNQSQSQQEGTVQQVSDTNQDTGLQNVSVDVQSGITDIVEETSPAVVGVVNLQQGDALFSQEESTAGSGSGVIYKKQGNKAYVVTNHHVVEGATDVDVVLHNGAEISAELLGSDVFTDLAVLEMDASRVEKVIEIGDSSSVKTGEPVIAIGDPLGFSGSVTQGIISGINRTVPQDFNGDGRSDWQADVMQTDAAINPGNSGGALINMAGQLIGINSMKIAESSVEGIGFAIPVDSAVPVMEQLEQNGQVKRPYLGVEAYSLNEIPAGERTGHLGLPEDIENGVYIWSLVPSSPAQQSGLQELDVITELDGQAIKDMTALRKHLYEEKQIGDKMKVTYYRDGQRGETTVTLSEQEQ; from the coding sequence ATGGATTACTTTGATGATCAACACAAAGAACCGAAAAAGCCGAAGCGCCCAAATTGGCTGCTGCCAGCTATTTTAGGCGGTATTATCGGTGCTGGTATTGTATTGCTTGTTGCGTATGGACTTGATCAAAATGGTATGACAATGAACAATCAATCACAGTCGCAGCAAGAGGGAACTGTGCAGCAAGTGTCTGATACGAATCAAGATACTGGTTTGCAGAATGTAAGTGTTGATGTTCAATCAGGTATTACCGACATTGTGGAGGAAACATCTCCAGCAGTTGTAGGGGTTGTTAATCTTCAGCAAGGAGATGCTTTGTTTTCTCAAGAAGAAAGTACTGCAGGAAGCGGTTCTGGTGTTATTTATAAAAAACAAGGAAACAAAGCTTATGTGGTGACCAATCATCATGTTGTCGAAGGGGCAACAGATGTGGATGTTGTTTTGCATAATGGCGCAGAGATCTCTGCTGAATTACTAGGCAGTGATGTTTTTACCGACTTAGCAGTGCTGGAGATGGACGCTTCCCGCGTGGAAAAGGTAATTGAAATTGGGGATTCCTCTTCTGTTAAAACAGGTGAACCTGTCATTGCTATCGGTGATCCGCTAGGTTTCTCTGGTTCCGTTACACAAGGAATTATCAGCGGTATCAATCGTACTGTTCCGCAGGATTTCAATGGAGATGGCAGATCTGATTGGCAGGCAGACGTGATGCAAACAGACGCAGCCATTAACCCAGGTAACAGCGGCGGAGCACTTATTAACATGGCAGGTCAGCTAATTGGAATCAATTCCATGAAGATTGCAGAATCATCCGTTGAAGGAATTGGATTTGCTATTCCTGTAGATTCAGCGGTACCTGTCATGGAACAGCTCGAGCAGAATGGCCAAGTGAAACGTCCATATTTAGGTGTGGAGGCTTATTCTTTGAATGAGATTCCGGCTGGAGAAAGAACAGGACATCTAGGTTTGCCGGAAGATATCGAGAATGGTGTATATATTTGGAGTCTGGTACCGTCATCTCCTGCTCAGCAAAGCGGGCTGCAAGAACTGGATGTTATTACGGAACTTGATGGCCAGGCAATCAAGGATATGACAGCGTTACGAAAGCATCTATATGAGGAAAAGCAAATAGGAGACAAAATGAAAGTCACGTATTATCGTGATGGGCAGCGTGGAGAAACAACAGTCACTCTAAGTGAACAAGAGCAGTAA
- a CDS encoding STAS domain-containing protein — MEKEIHYSTKISDAFFRQVIDYVGAGVVITDPALPDNPIIYTNAAFEKISGYPTKEIIGQNCRFLQGEKTTRTEVAKVREAIKEERSVVVELENYRKDGTMFWNELALYPIYVPSEDKLYFVGVQKDVSDRKSEEAKTAGYKQEASLLSTPFVPITENICILPLVGNIDAQRWEEIYQRISAHVYDHDEEIFIMDLQGIQDLNDDVHKGILKLQQLLQVMGAKLIVTGIEPSTAKAGVNLADFRKNNISFYASVQQALEGIRALNT, encoded by the coding sequence ATGGAGAAAGAAATCCATTATTCTACGAAAATTAGCGATGCATTTTTCCGCCAGGTCATTGATTATGTAGGCGCAGGGGTTGTCATTACAGATCCCGCATTGCCAGATAATCCGATCATTTATACGAATGCTGCCTTCGAAAAGATTTCTGGCTATCCGACGAAAGAAATCATTGGTCAAAACTGCCGCTTTTTGCAAGGTGAAAAGACTACTAGAACAGAAGTAGCAAAAGTTCGTGAGGCAATTAAGGAAGAGCGCTCAGTGGTCGTAGAATTGGAGAATTACCGCAAAGACGGGACAATGTTTTGGAATGAACTTGCTTTATACCCAATCTATGTTCCAAGTGAAGATAAACTTTATTTTGTTGGAGTTCAAAAAGATGTCTCTGACCGTAAGTCCGAAGAAGCAAAAACAGCAGGCTATAAACAGGAAGCTAGCTTGCTTTCGACGCCATTTGTCCCAATTACCGAGAATATCTGCATTCTGCCGCTTGTCGGTAATATAGATGCTCAGCGTTGGGAAGAAATATATCAGCGTATTTCTGCTCATGTGTATGATCATGATGAAGAAATTTTTATTATGGATCTCCAAGGTATCCAGGATTTAAATGATGATGTGCATAAAGGGATTCTGAAATTACAGCAGTTGCTTCAAGTGATGGGAGCAAAACTCATTGTAACTGGAATTGAGCCGAGCACAGCTAAAGCTGGTGTGAATCTGGCTGATTTTCGTAAAAACAATATATCTTTCTATGCCAGTGTACAGCAGGCTTTAGAAGGTATCCGTGCCTTGAATACTTAA
- a CDS encoding YycH family regulatory protein, producing the protein MKLETFNTILLVILVALSLVLTAFVWTFQSNGFESDNLITEEPQTLDGTEKQLADLVRPSHVYINEENNHFVFASKDDTEEAFVNGLSEWTLTNLKQSELSSIPDTSIELVYPVTISYSQLNTLFQVEGTNSDTSSLVNGEFTRIYLSNNDDNTTTLIFLNETLDNPLENVVTATVVNSVNDVINDKEDLLAAVPLAENQSNAWDQIYLPQNLQIENRVVRSETVSRDEFSNIYLDDPITLGDQYIDSNRLESVKFSNNGNYGTYYTNRTSSTRAASRAEQLQAAIHAINSHKGWTNNFRLYDVAGKGNFTFEFRMILDGYPVFQQNKLSLLSIQMQYGHPEPGRYERTLLNISSTSGRPDGEKTLTAQEVKNWISDNNYISRDIQDVAVGYQLEEFDSDIYKYKLSPYWYIEVDGRWIEVGDNTAGGTD; encoded by the coding sequence ATGAAGCTGGAAACATTTAATACAATTTTACTTGTCATTCTTGTGGCACTTAGCTTGGTGTTAACAGCTTTTGTATGGACATTTCAGTCAAACGGTTTTGAATCAGATAATCTAATTACGGAAGAGCCGCAGACTTTAGATGGAACAGAGAAACAGCTTGCAGACTTGGTAAGACCGAGCCACGTATATATCAATGAAGAGAATAACCACTTTGTCTTCGCATCAAAAGACGATACAGAAGAGGCTTTTGTGAATGGATTGTCGGAATGGACGCTGACTAATCTGAAACAAAGTGAATTATCGAGTATACCCGATACGAGTATAGAACTTGTATATCCAGTAACAATCTCGTATTCGCAGCTGAATACCTTATTTCAGGTAGAAGGGACAAATAGTGATACAAGCAGTCTGGTAAACGGTGAATTCACAAGAATATACCTATCCAATAATGATGATAACACCACTACGCTGATCTTTCTAAACGAGACTTTGGATAATCCTCTAGAAAATGTTGTCACGGCAACCGTTGTAAACAGCGTAAATGATGTTATAAATGATAAGGAAGATTTATTAGCAGCTGTACCATTAGCTGAAAATCAATCTAATGCTTGGGATCAGATTTATCTGCCGCAAAATCTTCAGATAGAAAACAGAGTTGTTCGCAGTGAGACAGTGTCCAGAGATGAATTTTCAAATATATATTTAGATGATCCAATCACATTGGGCGATCAATACATTGACTCCAATCGCTTGGAATCTGTGAAATTTAGCAATAACGGAAACTATGGTACTTATTATACAAATCGTACTTCTTCCACGAGAGCAGCGAGCAGAGCAGAGCAGCTGCAGGCGGCAATTCATGCGATCAATTCACATAAAGGTTGGACAAATAACTTCCGTTTATATGATGTTGCAGGGAAAGGGAATTTCACGTTTGAATTCCGGATGATACTAGATGGCTACCCGGTATTTCAGCAAAATAAATTGTCACTCTTATCTATCCAAATGCAGTATGGTCACCCTGAGCCTGGTAGATACGAAAGAACATTGCTTAATATAAGCTCTACGTCAGGTCGGCCAGATGGGGAGAAAACGCTGACAGCTCAGGAAGTAAAGAATTGGATTTCAGATAATAATTACATTTCTCGTGACATACAAGATGTTGCAGTTGGTTATCAGTTAGAAGAGTTTGATTCAGATATCTACAAATACAAGCTATCACCATACTGGTATATTGAAGTTGATGGAAGATGGATTGAAGTAGGGGACAATACGGCAGGAGGCACAGACTGA
- a CDS encoding two-component system regulatory protein YycI, with translation MQWNKIKLTFILAFLVLNVYLVIQLFPQEETEQIGLETESTASVLESVKGYQELSDEETETNQQYEATKMQFKAKDLEELPGNINFDINSGTELVATFEEPVELPVELPFDKETKESIDDLNSFVNEYVLHGEDYAYWGRQGKELLFFQETDKGQTYFSEDSLLMVTINEDYHVTDYTQTYIENFKKSENEEGWEVNHYSEKQAVKALTAKQYIERGDTIEVEKGFYPIIELSSKPNYTPAYKITVNNTKHYFYLMLPDNNPYIRQQTESAFINNLDLEKETETEDTQ, from the coding sequence ATGCAATGGAATAAGATTAAGCTGACGTTTATCCTTGCCTTCCTTGTTTTGAATGTTTATCTCGTTATTCAGTTGTTTCCGCAGGAAGAGACGGAACAAATTGGACTGGAAACAGAATCTACAGCATCTGTACTAGAAAGTGTAAAGGGGTATCAAGAGCTTTCTGATGAGGAAACGGAAACGAATCAGCAGTACGAAGCAACAAAGATGCAATTTAAAGCAAAAGATTTGGAAGAGCTTCCGGGTAATATAAACTTTGACATTAATTCAGGCACAGAGCTTGTTGCAACATTTGAAGAGCCTGTAGAATTGCCAGTTGAGCTGCCTTTTGATAAGGAAACAAAAGAGTCTATTGATGACTTAAACAGCTTTGTTAACGAATATGTTCTGCATGGAGAAGATTATGCGTACTGGGGCCGACAAGGAAAAGAATTGCTTTTCTTTCAAGAAACCGATAAAGGACAGACTTATTTTAGTGAAGACAGTTTGCTGATGGTAACAATTAATGAGGACTATCATGTAACTGACTACACACAGACATATATTGAAAACTTTAAGAAGAGTGAAAACGAGGAAGGCTGGGAAGTGAATCATTATTCAGAGAAACAGGCAGTGAAGGCGCTGACAGCAAAGCAGTATATTGAACGCGGGGATACAATTGAGGTAGAGAAAGGCTTCTATCCGATTATTGAACTTTCATCCAAGCCGAATTATACACCTGCTTACAAAATCACTGTTAATAATACGAAGCATTATTTCTATTTGATGCTTCCAGATAATAATCCCTATATACGCCAGCAAACCGAGTCAGCGTTTATAAACAACTTAGACTTAGAGAAAGAAACAGAGACAGAAGATACACAATAA
- a CDS encoding MBL fold metallo-hydrolase yields MTLSFSVLASGSSGNAFFIGTEKERILVDAGLTGKELQRLLEETGIDPASLTKILVTHEHSDHIKGLGVAARKFDLPIYANEKTWKAMENSIGKIPLDHKFVFQMEETKTFGDLDVQSFGVSHDAAEPMFYTFHHEGKKVALVTDTGYVSERVKGIVEKADAYIFEANHDVSMLQMGSYPWNVKRRILGDLGHVSNEDSALALTDLIDNNTKRIYLAHLSRDNNMKDLARLAVGNILEERGFDLTKHIELHDTDPKMPTPLFQVV; encoded by the coding sequence ATGACATTAAGCTTTAGCGTACTTGCTTCAGGCAGTTCTGGTAATGCATTTTTTATCGGAACAGAAAAAGAGCGTATCCTGGTGGATGCTGGTCTAACGGGCAAGGAGCTGCAGCGTTTATTAGAGGAGACGGGGATTGATCCGGCTTCGCTCACAAAGATTCTGGTCACGCACGAGCATAGTGATCATATAAAAGGATTAGGTGTGGCAGCACGGAAATTTGATTTACCAATCTATGCGAATGAAAAGACGTGGAAAGCGATGGAGAATAGCATCGGAAAGATACCATTAGATCATAAGTTTGTCTTCCAAATGGAGGAGACAAAAACATTTGGTGATCTGGATGTTCAGTCCTTCGGTGTTTCCCATGATGCGGCTGAACCGATGTTTTACACATTTCATCATGAAGGAAAGAAAGTCGCCTTAGTGACAGATACTGGCTATGTCTCAGAACGAGTGAAGGGAATTGTGGAGAAGGCTGATGCGTATATCTTCGAAGCAAATCACGATGTGAGCATGCTGCAGATGGGAAGTTATCCGTGGAACGTAAAGCGGAGAATTTTAGGCGATTTAGGTCATGTGTCGAATGAAGATAGTGCTTTGGCGCTCACCGATTTAATTGATAACAACACAAAGCGTATTTATCTTGCGCATTTAAGCCGCGATAATAACATGAAGGATCTGGCTCGTCTTGCAGTAGGTAACATCTTAGAGGAACGAGGCTTTGACCTTACAAAACATATTGAACTGCATGATACAGATCCAAAAATGCCAACACCGCTCTTCCAAGTAGTTTAA
- a CDS encoding YhgE/Pip domain-containing protein — MNMLKKEWRRIWKDRKLLLAICGILVVPLLYSAIFLAANWDPYNNTNQLPVAVVNLDKGSTFEGKELHVGSDFVDNLQDNDKFNWQFVEEKQAMDGLKAEDYYMVVKIPENFSANAATLLNENPEQMDINYYSNPGKNYPASKITDSAIQQLEREVAEQVTEEYAHAVFTSLADVADGLKQASDGSKELADGSSELNEGAKNLNKNLASLSTSTATYTEKVGEADQGMQDLNQGIGSLASQYPEVDDGITQLNKGLQTLNGKSGDLTSGSDQLVSGTNALTSGLDQLQQATGQLAGSFPELNNGIAAANEKVQTAGDTIKTSLDELAEVAQQLQKSQEEQTSQLSQLQATLANDDLTTEEKQQQLQKQVKKLADHASVPEVQLPTIDPEAVQEELEGINKQLGQIQKLADGAEQTQTALTDINAAAGKLYNGAAEIQSGQSELNSGIGAYADGVSQAANGAPALVSGSQAVRDALGQLQSGSSKITNGLDQLNINGPQLADGASKLTDGSKTLSDGTQSVTDGSSELYDQLAKGAEDANVSTSDKTETMFASPTDVQNEKLSTVHSYGEGLAPYILSIGLFVGALVFTNIFPLRDPAGRPTSGFSWFLSKFSIVFFVSILQSLFAVIMLVHVVHLQVHSEWRLLVFALLFSLTSFLLIQLLTVALDNVGRFLGIIVLLVQIGAGAGTYPVALLPEFFQVIHKFVPMTYAISGFREIISIGDDWGFLWQQAGYLSIFSVLFLALTILVYALQTRKYKKETEEETAVSM, encoded by the coding sequence ATGAACATGTTGAAAAAGGAATGGCGGCGTATATGGAAAGATCGTAAGTTGCTGTTGGCGATATGCGGTATTCTTGTTGTGCCTTTGCTATATAGTGCTATTTTTCTAGCAGCAAACTGGGATCCTTACAACAATACGAATCAATTGCCTGTTGCTGTCGTCAATTTAGACAAAGGGTCAACCTTTGAAGGAAAAGAGCTTCATGTTGGGTCGGATTTTGTGGATAATCTGCAGGATAACGATAAATTCAATTGGCAATTTGTAGAAGAAAAGCAGGCAATGGATGGATTAAAGGCAGAGGATTATTATATGGTTGTCAAAATCCCTGAAAATTTCTCTGCTAACGCAGCAACATTACTCAATGAGAATCCGGAGCAAATGGATATTAACTATTACTCAAACCCTGGTAAGAACTATCCGGCTTCCAAGATTACGGACAGTGCGATTCAGCAATTAGAAAGAGAAGTTGCTGAACAAGTGACCGAAGAATATGCACACGCTGTATTTACTAGCTTAGCGGATGTTGCAGATGGATTAAAACAGGCAAGTGATGGTTCGAAAGAGCTGGCAGATGGCTCAAGTGAATTAAATGAAGGTGCAAAAAATTTGAACAAAAACTTAGCCAGTTTATCAACTAGTACTGCCACTTATACAGAGAAAGTCGGAGAAGCGGATCAAGGTATGCAGGATTTGAATCAAGGTATAGGAAGTCTAGCTTCCCAATATCCTGAAGTAGATGATGGCATTACACAGTTAAATAAAGGCTTGCAAACTTTAAATGGTAAAAGCGGTGATCTGACAAGTGGGTCGGATCAGTTAGTGAGTGGCACTAATGCGTTAACCAGCGGGCTAGATCAGCTGCAGCAAGCGACAGGCCAATTGGCTGGGAGTTTTCCAGAATTAAATAATGGGATAGCGGCTGCTAATGAAAAAGTGCAAACTGCCGGAGATACTATAAAAACTAGTCTGGATGAACTTGCCGAGGTTGCACAGCAGCTGCAGAAGTCACAGGAAGAGCAGACGTCTCAACTCAGTCAGCTGCAAGCTACTCTGGCAAATGACGATTTAACAACGGAGGAAAAGCAGCAGCAATTGCAAAAACAGGTAAAGAAACTTGCTGATCATGCATCTGTTCCAGAAGTTCAACTGCCAACTATTGACCCAGAAGCGGTGCAAGAGGAACTTGAAGGAATCAATAAGCAGCTTGGTCAAATTCAAAAACTTGCAGATGGTGCTGAGCAAACACAAACTGCACTGACGGATATCAACGCGGCTGCTGGCAAATTATATAATGGAGCAGCAGAAATTCAATCTGGTCAGTCAGAACTCAATAGCGGCATAGGTGCTTATGCAGATGGTGTTAGTCAAGCTGCAAATGGAGCACCAGCTTTAGTGAGCGGTTCCCAAGCTGTGCGTGACGCTTTAGGGCAGCTGCAGTCAGGCAGCTCCAAGATCACCAATGGACTCGATCAGTTGAACATCAATGGTCCGCAGTTAGCGGATGGTGCGAGCAAGCTGACAGATGGCTCTAAAACATTATCTGATGGAACACAAAGTGTAACGGATGGAAGCAGCGAATTGTATGATCAGCTGGCCAAAGGTGCAGAAGATGCAAATGTTAGTACCAGTGATAAGACAGAGACGATGTTTGCCAGCCCTACAGATGTGCAGAATGAGAAATTAAGTACAGTGCATAGCTATGGAGAAGGGCTTGCTCCGTACATTCTTTCCATCGGGCTGTTCGTTGGGGCGCTCGTGTTTACAAACATCTTTCCGCTTCGAGATCCTGCGGGCAGACCAACATCTGGTTTCTCTTGGTTCCTAAGCAAATTTAGTATTGTGTTCTTTGTAAGTATATTGCAATCGTTATTTGCGGTTATTATGCTCGTCCATGTTGTTCATTTACAAGTACACAGTGAATGGCGCTTGCTCGTCTTTGCTCTCCTCTTTAGCTTAACAAGCTTCCTGTTAATACAGCTGCTTACGGTTGCTTTAGATAATGTCGGACGTTTCCTAGGTATCATTGTATTGCTCGTCCAAATTGGAGCTGGTGCGGGAACGTATCCGGTTGCATTGCTTCCGGAATTTTTCCAAGTCATTCACAAGTTTGTACCGATGACGTACGCAATCAGCGGTTTTAGGGAGATAATCTCGATTGGAGATGACTGGGGATTTCTCTGGCAGCAAGCAGGTTACTTGAGTATCTTTTCTGTGCTATTCTTAGCATTGACGATTTTAGTTTACGCATTGCAGACACGGAAATATAAAAAAGAGACAGAAGAAGAAACAGCGGTCTCCATGTAA
- the yycF gene encoding response regulator YycF has protein sequence MNHKILVVDDEKPIADILKFNLEKEGYEVVCAYDGDEAVELVQQENPDLILLDIMLPNKDGNEVCREVRKTHNMPIIMLTAKDAEIDKVLGLELGADDYVTKPFSNREVIARVKANLRRQAQIPEEDSKENKDIEIGKLVIHPEAYTVTNDGVQVELTHREFELLHYLARHSGQVMTREHLLETVWGYDYFGDVRTVDVTVRRLREKIEDNPSSPLWIITRRGVGYYLRSPEQE, from the coding sequence ATGAACCATAAGATACTAGTGGTCGATGACGAGAAACCAATCGCTGATATATTGAAATTCAACTTAGAAAAAGAAGGATACGAGGTAGTCTGTGCCTATGACGGTGACGAGGCTGTTGAACTCGTACAGCAGGAGAATCCAGATTTGATTTTATTGGATATTATGCTGCCGAATAAAGATGGTAATGAAGTATGCCGGGAAGTACGTAAGACGCACAATATGCCAATCATCATGCTGACAGCCAAGGATGCAGAGATTGATAAGGTGCTTGGTCTGGAACTTGGTGCAGATGACTATGTCACAAAGCCGTTCAGTAACCGAGAAGTAATTGCACGTGTGAAAGCGAATCTTCGCAGACAGGCACAAATACCAGAAGAAGACAGCAAGGAAAACAAAGATATCGAGATCGGAAAACTTGTTATTCACCCAGAAGCTTACACAGTCACAAATGATGGCGTGCAAGTGGAATTAACACACCGGGAGTTTGAATTGCTCCATTACTTGGCGCGTCACAGCGGACAAGTAATGACACGTGAACATTTGTTAGAAACGGTATGGGGGTATGATTACTTTGGCGATGTCCGTACAGTTGATGTAACCGTTCGCCGTCTCCGTGAGAAGATCGAAGACAATCCAAGCAGCCCGCTTTGGATTATTACAAGAAGGGGTGTAGGATATTATCTTCGCAGCCCTGAACAGGAGTAA
- a CDS encoding TetR/AcrR family transcriptional regulator: MIIDKKERIIEAAETSFSQFGFKATTMASVAKIAKVAKGTIYTFFDSKETLFSTILDRTMKNLRQSAEAALHEDAAFHENIQAMLDAILNFRENHQLLIKLGQEAKELGTAEVLEILTQVERMILDYIKSVIEKEQEKGISTMHEPELLAFLIYRTYIALISDWERQHEPLPKETITEIIKSQIH, translated from the coding sequence ATGATTATAGATAAAAAAGAACGGATTATAGAGGCTGCTGAGACGTCATTCAGCCAATTTGGATTCAAAGCGACAACCATGGCATCAGTCGCAAAGATTGCCAAGGTAGCTAAAGGGACAATCTATACGTTCTTTGATAGTAAAGAAACATTGTTTTCTACTATTCTTGACCGAACAATGAAGAATCTTCGGCAATCGGCAGAAGCAGCCTTACATGAAGACGCGGCATTCCATGAGAATATCCAGGCGATGCTGGATGCCATTCTAAACTTCCGAGAAAACCATCAGCTATTAATCAAGCTGGGACAAGAAGCGAAGGAATTAGGTACAGCTGAAGTGCTGGAGATTTTGACACAAGTGGAGAGGATGATTCTCGATTACATCAAGTCAGTGATCGAGAAGGAGCAAGAAAAAGGGATTAGTACAATGCATGAACCTGAGCTTCTGGCATTTTTAATTTATCGAACCTATATTGCGCTCATATCAGACTGGGAGCGGCAGCATGAACCACTGCCGAAAGAAACCATTACAGAGATAATTAAGTCGCAAATACATTGA
- the walK gene encoding cell wall metabolism sensor histidine kinase WalK translates to MNKIGFFRSVSLKLVLVYILLLIIALLLIGVFFTNSLENQLIKNTRVSLESNIEWLNQSLVQEFEEERSPTDPTLEEDIADLLVNYSDGDNTKIQVIDNQRQLVGTSEPGGQDLVGARVIESNIIQAITNNGILPSSEQPNIVIDEETGDRTLRYYDEIMRTGSNGEEELLGIIYVRKSIEDVYSQLKSTNIIFLQATFIALIFAAVLGILIARAITKPIKEMQKQARVMATGDFSKRVNVYGEDEIGQLARTFNHMNDELRQAHMRTEGERRKLSSVLSHMSDGVIATDRNGAITLMNAPAESLIGRSAEEVRGQFLIEVLNLNEKIVDITEIQETGSIIIDMSDDDQYLLLRCNFSIVQDEYEQISGFITVISDVTEQEQIEQERREFVSNVSHELRTPLTTMRSYLEALTDGAWKDEGIAPHFLDVTQQETDRMIRLVNDLLQLSRMDSSNYTMEWQRIDFTEFFHHVIDRFDMNKREDIHFERYLPKDEAIVSVDQDKMMQVLDNIISNAIKYSPDGGTIRFRLRKDSQKLLISISDEGMGIAHEKLDKIFERFYRTDKARTRKLGGTGLGLAIAKDLVDAHHGVIWAESKEGRGTTVLFTIPLNRKRGELR, encoded by the coding sequence ATGAATAAAATAGGCTTCTTTCGATCGGTGAGCCTGAAATTGGTTCTGGTTTATATTTTGCTGCTGATTATCGCACTTTTGCTAATCGGCGTCTTTTTTACAAATAGCTTAGAGAATCAGCTTATTAAAAATACCAGAGTCTCACTTGAGTCCAATATTGAGTGGCTGAATCAATCGTTAGTCCAGGAATTTGAAGAGGAAAGATCTCCTACTGATCCAACTTTAGAAGAAGATATTGCCGATCTGCTCGTCAATTATTCCGACGGGGATAATACAAAAATACAAGTAATTGATAACCAGAGACAGCTGGTAGGTACGAGTGAACCTGGCGGCCAGGACTTGGTAGGAGCTCGTGTAATAGAAAGTAATATTATTCAGGCCATCACCAATAATGGTATTCTTCCTTCTTCAGAGCAACCGAATATCGTTATTGATGAAGAAACCGGTGATCGCACGCTTCGATATTATGATGAAATAATGAGGACAGGCAGTAATGGAGAAGAGGAATTACTCGGCATTATCTATGTACGTAAATCAATAGAAGATGTATATAGTCAGTTGAAGAGTACAAATATTATCTTCTTGCAAGCAACCTTTATCGCATTGATATTTGCTGCCGTTTTAGGAATTCTCATTGCCCGGGCAATAACGAAGCCAATTAAAGAGATGCAAAAGCAAGCACGTGTTATGGCTACAGGGGATTTTTCAAAACGAGTGAATGTATATGGTGAAGATGAAATTGGACAGCTTGCTCGTACGTTTAATCATATGAACGATGAACTGCGGCAGGCACATATGCGCACAGAAGGCGAGCGCAGAAAGCTGAGTTCCGTGCTTTCCCATATGTCAGATGGCGTTATCGCAACAGACAGGAATGGAGCAATCACCTTGATGAATGCGCCAGCAGAAAGTCTGATTGGGCGCAGTGCGGAAGAAGTTCGCGGACAATTTCTAATTGAGGTTTTAAACTTAAATGAAAAAATAGTTGATATAACAGAAATACAAGAAACAGGCTCCATTATTATTGATATGAGTGATGATGATCAATATCTACTTCTGCGCTGTAATTTTTCGATTGTGCAGGATGAATATGAGCAGATTAGCGGATTCATTACTGTAATCAGTGATGTGACAGAGCAAGAACAAATTGAACAGGAGCGCCGGGAATTTGTTTCCAATGTATCTCATGAGCTCCGAACACCGCTGACAACAATGAGAAGTTATTTAGAAGCATTAACAGATGGTGCATGGAAAGACGAAGGTATTGCCCCTCACTTCCTTGATGTAACACAACAGGAGACAGATCGAATGATACGTCTTGTTAATGACTTGCTGCAGCTTTCCCGAATGGATAGCAGTAATTATACGATGGAATGGCAGCGGATCGATTTTACAGAATTCTTCCATCATGTGATTGACCGATTTGATATGAACAAGCGTGAGGATATTCACTTTGAACGCTATTTGCCGAAGGATGAAGCAATTGTATCGGTTGATCAAGATAAGATGATGCAAGTGCTGGATAATATCATCAGTAACGCGATTAAATATTCTCCGGATGGCGGGACAATTCGTTTCCGTCTTCGTAAGGATAGCCAGAAGCTTCTCATCAGCATTTCTGACGAAGGAATGGGTATTGCGCATGAAAAACTAGACAAGATATTCGAGCGTTTTTACCGAACAGACAAAGCACGTACACGTAAACTAGGTGGTACTGGACTAGGTTTAGCGATTGCGAAAGATCTTGTTGATGCGCACCACGGGGTGATTTGGGCTGAAAGCAAGGAAGGAAGAGGTACAACTGTGCTCTTCACCATTCCGCTTAATCGGAAAAGGGGTGAGCTGCGATGA